One segment of Mycoplasmopsis glycophila DNA contains the following:
- the tpiA gene encoding triose-phosphate isomerase, whose amino-acid sequence MKKMVIIGNWKMNKTFSETEEFLTKFHNEYNLNKSKLIENVDFAIAAPFTNLAAFKSNQVANLKLAAQNMSNKTQGAFTGEISPAMLLDLNVKYVILGHSERREYYGETNEFVYEKAKLALENNLIPVICVGETLAQYEAGQTKQVVKEQIEKSVNDLDLSKIIVAYEPIWAIGTGKVATPEIAQEVCEYIHEITSKELVVQYGGSVSPKNIEELSKQKDIDGFLVGGASLEAESFVKLLTLGK is encoded by the coding sequence ATGAAAAAAATGGTTATTATCGGGAACTGAAAAATGAATAAAACTTTTTCTGAAACAGAAGAATTTTTAACAAAGTTCCACAACGAATATAATTTAAACAAATCAAAATTAATCGAAAATGTTGATTTTGCTATTGCTGCACCATTTACTAATTTAGCAGCATTCAAAAGCAATCAAGTTGCAAATTTAAAATTAGCAGCACAAAATATGTCAAATAAAACACAAGGTGCTTTTACAGGCGAAATTTCACCAGCAATGTTATTAGATCTAAATGTTAAATATGTAATTTTAGGTCACTCTGAAAGAAGAGAATACTATGGTGAAACAAATGAATTTGTTTATGAAAAAGCTAAATTAGCATTAGAAAACAACTTAATCCCTGTGATTTGTGTTGGAGAAACACTAGCACAATATGAAGCTGGGCAAACAAAACAAGTTGTTAAAGAGCAAATTGAAAAATCTGTTAATGATTTAGATTTATCAAAAATCATTGTTGCATACGAACCAATTTGAGCAATCGGAACAGGTAAAGTAGCAACTCCAGAAATTGCACAAGAAGTTTGTGAATACATACATGAAATTACTTCTAAAGAATTAGTTGTTCAATATGGTGGAAGTGTTAGTCCAAAAAATATTGAAGAACTTTCAAAACAAAAAGACATCGACGGATTTTTAGTTGGTGGAGCTTCACTAGAAGCTGAAAGTTTTGTAAAGTTATTAACTTTAGGTAAATAA
- the prfA gene encoding peptide chain release factor 1 translates to MENTMYNSLLQIKQKHDELEKQLLNPDVVSDIKNYTKITKEINSIKDIVKAFDQYLQAEENLKNAKEILIVEKDEDLIFLAKSEISESEAKMSKLADELKILILPKDENDNKDVIVEIRGAAGGDEANIFAGDLFRMYQKWCSQNDMKTTLLESSAAEGGGFSLVTFSVKGDKPYSKLKFESGVHRVQRVPVTETKGRVHTSTATVTIMPEIDDDVEIEIKSEDLRIDVFRSSGNGGQSVNTTDSAVRITHFPSGIVVSCQEGKSQIQNKEIAMRILKSKLYDIEIQKKQQEEAGYRKLAGSGARSEKIRTYNYPQDRVTDHRIGFSTSLSPIMEGKLNPIIDALLAEEQNEKIKEAGI, encoded by the coding sequence ATGGAAAATACAATGTATAACTCTTTATTACAAATTAAACAAAAACATGATGAATTAGAAAAACAATTATTAAATCCTGATGTTGTTTCTGACATTAAAAATTACACTAAAATTACTAAAGAGATAAACTCAATTAAAGATATTGTCAAAGCTTTCGATCAATATTTGCAAGCTGAAGAAAATTTAAAAAATGCTAAAGAAATTTTAATTGTAGAAAAAGATGAAGATCTTATTTTTCTTGCTAAAAGTGAAATTTCAGAATCTGAAGCAAAAATGTCTAAACTAGCAGATGAACTTAAAATTTTAATTTTACCTAAAGATGAAAACGACAATAAAGACGTTATTGTTGAAATTCGTGGAGCTGCAGGTGGAGATGAGGCTAATATTTTTGCTGGTGATTTATTTAGAATGTATCAAAAATGATGTTCACAAAACGACATGAAAACAACACTTTTAGAATCTTCAGCTGCTGAAGGGGGAGGTTTTTCATTAGTGACTTTTTCGGTAAAGGGTGATAAACCTTATTCAAAACTTAAATTTGAAAGCGGTGTTCATAGAGTTCAACGTGTACCAGTTACAGAAACTAAAGGTCGTGTTCACACTTCAACAGCAACAGTCACTATCATGCCTGAAATAGATGATGATGTTGAAATTGAAATCAAATCAGAAGATTTAAGAATTGATGTTTTCCGTTCAAGTGGAAATGGTGGTCAATCAGTTAATACAACTGATTCCGCCGTTAGAATCACACACTTTCCAAGTGGAATTGTAGTTTCTTGTCAAGAAGGAAAAAGTCAAATTCAAAACAAAGAAATAGCAATGAGAATTTTAAAATCTAAACTTTATGATATTGAAATACAAAAAAAACAGCAAGAAGAAGCTGGTTATCGTAAACTTGCAGGTAGTGGAGCAAGAAGTGAAAAAATCAGAACTTATAACTATCCACAAGATCGTGTAACTGATCATAGAATAGGTTTTTCAACTAGCTTATCTCCAATCATGGAAGGGAAATTAAATCCTATTATTGATGCACTTTTAGCAGAAGAACAAAACGAAAAAATCAAAGAAGCAGGTATTTAA
- a CDS encoding ArsR/SmtB family transcription factor has translation METTKILTILSKEVKLKLLIHLFSCVDNECEVNTFVEIFQEKQANISKHLNDLKKANLVGSRKVSTSVYYYMLDEAKQKYGKLLEEIMNLEALEKLTCKCNLK, from the coding sequence ATGGAAACAACGAAAATACTAACAATTTTATCAAAGGAAGTTAAACTCAAACTTCTTATTCATTTATTTTCATGTGTTGACAATGAATGTGAAGTTAATACTTTCGTTGAAATATTTCAAGAAAAACAAGCTAATATTTCAAAACATCTAAATGATTTAAAGAAAGCTAATCTAGTAGGGAGCAGAAAAGTTAGTACTTCTGTTTATTACTACATGCTAGATGAAGCCAAACAAAAATATGGCAAACTTTTAGAAGAAATTATGAATTTAGAAGCTCTTGAGAAACTTACTTGTAAATGTAATTTAAAATAA
- a CDS encoding GIY-YIG nuclease family protein encodes MNQQELQNKLKQVPKKPGVYLWKNENNDVIYVGKAKNLFNRMHQYFKGSINSYKTTKMVSEIAGFDIFVCSTEQEAYILEKNYIEIHKPPFNIQLMDDKRYPYIAIKLSEKLEIYTSFRTNKKNDNSFYYGPFPKGTSARELTHILQRLFLYKNGLLITEDNFLVWQKKFNQAIELLKLKDNTFINLLTEKMHQAAESLNFEVALEYKNSIHVLEKMKEQQIVEISNFKNIDVFSIYEKDNYVFIYSLLYRFGVQIAHLKFSFEKVGILDEILNNFFHEFYKFNELPDQIVLDSKYSDLSLDDDHFQQKLTFPKIGKIKQIIEQANKNNQINYELFHSEIILKNHKKEKLQQEIEKVLNESNKIGNIYLFDNSNLNNSYIVGVAIAYSNLEKNKSLYRKFNHESFVNDMTRKSDVEYMYLTIARFLNSDKNQIKPNDIFIVDGGRQQINEALYALQEANLNNKVFGLVKNDYHKTQNLIDSNFNEIQISTDLHNLFSQMQIEVDRFAKSFMRKKHLVTSFESKLGQLKGIGPKTEKILLENFKDYSAIYNASFDQIASVTNKKVAKIITENLKQSK; translated from the coding sequence ATGAATCAACAAGAGTTACAAAATAAACTAAAACAAGTTCCTAAAAAACCAGGTGTTTATTTATGAAAAAACGAAAACAATGATGTTATTTATGTTGGTAAAGCAAAAAACCTTTTTAATCGAATGCATCAGTATTTTAAAGGTTCAATTAATTCATACAAAACTACTAAAATGGTCAGCGAAATAGCTGGATTTGATATTTTTGTTTGCTCAACTGAACAAGAGGCATACATTTTAGAAAAAAACTATATTGAAATTCATAAACCTCCGTTTAACATTCAATTAATGGATGATAAAAGATACCCTTATATTGCAATTAAATTAAGTGAAAAATTAGAAATTTATACCTCTTTTAGAACTAATAAAAAAAACGACAATTCATTTTATTATGGACCTTTTCCTAAAGGAACTTCGGCAAGAGAGCTTACGCATATTCTTCAAAGACTTTTTCTTTATAAAAATGGTTTACTAATTACCGAAGATAATTTTCTTGTTTGACAAAAAAAGTTTAATCAAGCAATTGAACTGTTAAAATTAAAAGATAATACTTTTATTAATTTACTTACTGAAAAAATGCATCAAGCTGCAGAAAGCTTAAATTTTGAAGTTGCACTAGAATATAAAAATTCTATTCATGTTTTAGAAAAAATGAAAGAGCAACAAATTGTAGAAATTTCTAACTTCAAAAACATTGATGTTTTTTCGATTTACGAAAAAGATAATTATGTTTTTATTTATTCTCTTCTCTATCGTTTTGGTGTGCAAATAGCACATTTAAAATTCAGTTTTGAAAAAGTTGGAATTTTAGATGAAATTCTAAATAATTTTTTTCATGAGTTTTACAAGTTTAATGAACTACCAGATCAAATTGTTTTAGATTCGAAGTATAGTGATTTAAGTTTAGACGACGATCATTTTCAACAAAAATTAACCTTTCCAAAAATAGGTAAAATCAAACAAATTATTGAACAAGCCAATAAAAATAATCAAATAAATTATGAGCTTTTTCATTCTGAAATTATTTTAAAAAATCACAAAAAAGAAAAATTACAACAAGAGATTGAAAAAGTTTTAAATGAGTCAAATAAAATCGGAAATATTTATCTTTTTGATAATTCTAATTTAAATAACAGTTATATTGTTGGGGTTGCAATAGCTTATTCTAATTTAGAAAAAAATAAAAGCTTATATCGTAAATTTAACCATGAAAGTTTTGTGAATGATATGACAAGAAAAAGCGATGTCGAATACATGTATTTAACAATTGCTCGCTTTTTAAATAGCGACAAAAACCAAATTAAACCAAACGATATTTTTATTGTGGATGGTGGAAGACAACAAATTAATGAAGCACTCTATGCTCTTCAAGAGGCAAATTTAAATAATAAAGTTTTTGGTCTTGTTAAAAACGATTATCACAAAACACAAAATTTAATCGACTCTAATTTTAATGAAATTCAAATTTCGACTGATCTGCACAATCTTTTTTCTCAAATGCAAATCGAAGTTGATAGGTTTGCTAAAAGTTTTATGAGAAAAAAACATTTAGTAACTTCATTTGAAAGCAAATTAGGACAACTTAAAGGAATAGGTCCTAAAACAGAAAAAATCCTTTTAGAAAATTTTAAAGACTATAGCGCTATTTATAATGCTAGTTTTGATCAAATAGCAAGTGTTACTAATAAAAAAGTGGCTAAAATCATTACTGAAAACTTAAAACAAAGCAAATAG
- a CDS encoding phosphoglycerate kinase, whose amino-acid sequence MKKTINDLKLHGKKVLVRVDFNVPVKNGVITSTKRISAALPTIQKIVKDGGKAILFSHLGRVKTQEDLASKTLKPVAVELAQQLKQPVVFVDQTRGQVLEEAIKNMKDGDVLLVQNTRYEDLNNKAESKNNPELGKYWASLGDVFVNDAFGTAHRAHASNSGIASNIAESALGYLMEKEVSSLEKAIKNPEHPYVAIIGGAKVSDKIQVLENLIKIADKMIIGGGMAYTFLKAQGHKIGNSLVENDYLELAKNFLEKYGDKVILPVDHLCADKFADVKGTLFEGDIADGFMGLDLGPKSIAAFQEALKGAKTVVWNGPMGVTEFDNFKEGTLAVCKAIAGLKDAYSVVGGGDSVAAVEKLGMEDKFSHVSTGGGASLELLQGLELPGVTSVQNK is encoded by the coding sequence ATGAAAAAAACTATTAATGACTTAAAATTACATGGTAAAAAAGTTTTAGTTAGAGTTGACTTTAACGTTCCAGTAAAAAATGGTGTTATTACTTCAACTAAAAGAATTTCTGCTGCATTGCCAACAATTCAAAAAATTGTTAAAGATGGTGGAAAAGCTATTTTATTTTCACATTTAGGTAGAGTAAAAACACAAGAAGATTTAGCATCAAAAACTTTAAAACCAGTTGCTGTTGAACTTGCTCAACAATTAAAACAACCAGTTGTTTTTGTTGATCAAACACGTGGTCAAGTTTTAGAAGAAGCTATTAAAAACATGAAAGATGGAGATGTTTTATTAGTTCAAAACACACGTTATGAAGATTTAAATAATAAAGCAGAAAGCAAAAATAACCCAGAACTTGGTAAATATTGAGCTTCATTAGGAGATGTTTTTGTAAATGACGCTTTTGGAACAGCACACCGTGCTCACGCTTCAAATAGTGGAATTGCTTCTAATATTGCTGAAAGTGCATTAGGATACTTAATGGAGAAAGAAGTTTCTTCATTAGAAAAAGCTATTAAAAATCCAGAACACCCATATGTTGCTATTATTGGTGGAGCAAAAGTTTCAGACAAAATTCAAGTTTTAGAAAACTTAATCAAAATCGCTGATAAAATGATTATTGGTGGTGGAATGGCATATACATTCTTAAAAGCTCAAGGGCACAAAATTGGTAATTCATTAGTAGAAAATGATTACCTAGAATTAGCTAAAAACTTTTTAGAAAAATACGGTGATAAAGTAATTTTACCTGTCGACCACTTATGTGCTGATAAATTTGCAGATGTAAAAGGAACTTTATTTGAAGGCGATATTGCAGATGGATTTATGGGATTAGATTTAGGGCCTAAATCAATTGCTGCTTTCCAAGAAGCTTTAAAAGGAGCTAAAACAGTTGTATGAAACGGGCCTATGGGAGTTACAGAATTTGATAACTTCAAAGAAGGAACATTAGCTGTATGTAAAGCTATTGCTGGATTAAAAGATGCTTATTCAGTTGTAGGTGGTGGTGATTCTGTTGCTGCTGTTGAAAAATTAGGAATGGAAGATAAATTCTCTCACGTTTCAACAGGTGGTGGAGCAAGTTTAGAACTACTTCAAGGTTTAGAATTACCTGGTGTTACATCAGTTCAAAATAAATAA
- the recU gene encoding Holliday junction resolvase RecU, with translation MRKSKNKGMFLENIINNSIKYYWENKIAFIEKKETPIKFYKVTENKGNKQIEGKLFSKSTVDYIGMYQGKFICFEAKSSENDRFSYKNIKKHQINYLNIIEENGGLAYFIFYFASKDIFLLTKASLIKKHMSNHSSIKLEELVLISVILDLEFPGIINIFK, from the coding sequence ATGAGAAAAAGCAAAAACAAAGGTATGTTTTTAGAAAACATCATTAATAACTCAATTAAATATTATTGAGAAAACAAGATAGCATTTATTGAAAAGAAAGAAACTCCAATTAAGTTTTATAAAGTTACCGAAAATAAAGGAAATAAGCAAATCGAAGGAAAATTATTTTCTAAAAGTACAGTTGATTATATCGGAATGTATCAAGGTAAGTTTATCTGTTTTGAAGCAAAAAGTTCAGAAAATGACCGCTTTTCGTACAAAAACATTAAAAAACATCAAATTAATTATTTAAACATTATCGAAGAAAACGGTGGCCTTGCTTACTTTATTTTTTACTTTGCCTCAAAAGATATTTTCTTATTAACCAAAGCTTCATTAATTAAGAAACATATGTCAAATCACTCATCAATAAAGCTAGAAGAACTTGTTTTAATATCTGTTATCTTAGATCTTGAATTTCCTGGTATTATAAATATCTTCAAATAA
- a CDS encoding HU family DNA-binding protein — MTKKDFIVEVAEYADLEPKVVEKVFDSMVFVLKEQLITEEKVRLSKLGIFSTVVKQSRTIQNKFTKQEQQVPQRRVIKYKPSKYLRDQIDIKA; from the coding sequence ATGACAAAAAAAGATTTCATAGTAGAAGTCGCAGAATATGCAGACTTAGAACCAAAAGTGGTAGAAAAAGTTTTTGATTCAATGGTTTTTGTTCTTAAAGAACAATTAATTACAGAAGAAAAAGTTAGACTTTCTAAATTAGGAATCTTCTCGACAGTTGTAAAACAATCAAGAACAATTCAAAACAAATTTACAAAACAAGAACAACAAGTGCCACAAAGACGTGTTATTAAATATAAACCGTCAAAATATTTACGTGACCAAATTGATATCAAAGCATAA
- the prmC gene encoding peptide chain release factor N(5)-glutamine methyltransferase: protein MPTKADLLLEKRRYGLPEVVSELELKLLAQDMPVQKIIGYIEMQEVKIQVSRNVLIPRYETEELILWVKEDLKSSFNLRILDLCTGSGFIGLALKKTLPNNFLILSDISDQAILQARENANLNNLEVEIIKSDLFSNLQKNSYDVIVSNPPYLIESEVLSKSVLNYEPHEALFARDNGLYFYKEIIKNAPEYLKDQKGVLYFEINPLHEEFWISLAKELKIELRKDINNRLRMAKITFE from the coding sequence ATGCCAACCAAAGCAGATTTACTTTTAGAAAAAAGAAGGTATGGACTTCCTGAAGTTGTTTCTGAACTGGAACTTAAACTTTTAGCTCAAGATATGCCGGTTCAAAAAATTATTGGATATATTGAGATGCAGGAAGTTAAAATTCAAGTAAGTCGCAATGTTTTGATTCCAAGATATGAAACAGAAGAGCTAATTTTATGAGTTAAAGAAGATTTGAAATCTTCTTTTAATTTGAGAATTTTAGATTTATGTACAGGGAGCGGTTTTATCGGACTTGCACTAAAAAAGACTTTACCTAATAATTTTTTGATACTTTCTGATATTTCAGATCAAGCTATTTTGCAAGCTCGTGAAAATGCTAATCTAAATAATTTAGAGGTAGAAATTATTAAATCTGACTTATTTTCAAATTTACAAAAAAATAGCTATGATGTAATAGTTTCTAATCCTCCTTATTTAATAGAGAGTGAAGTTTTATCAAAAAGTGTGTTAAATTATGAACCACACGAAGCTTTATTTGCTCGTGACAACGGACTTTACTTTTATAAAGAGATTATCAAGAATGCACCAGAATATTTAAAGGATCAAAAAGGTGTTTTGTATTTTGAAATCAATCCTTTGCATGAAGAATTTTGAATTTCATTAGCTAAAGAACTTAAAATCGAATTAAGAAAAGATATTAATAATAGATTAAGAATGGCTAAAATCACTTTTGAATAA
- a CDS encoding DEAD/DEAH box helicase, producing the protein MINNQNKYKVILDNLLEVSNNDSAIFTKVNDKDYFDILSLMTLDEFKRICNEEAFEVSLYEIGLSKVITKLKASNNVEEFVNVLKNWTNISSEEIAQIKANYKKMREHTIGSLEVKIQKSLLKWKILNDKTTNILDETNIWPLHLGFLFVSLRKEDKAIYAPLFFKEVHIHFKNGRPFLRSNGDIKINEKLLFFLNNQGFDLYLDSEVKESEINTLLKNLQTNWNGLYSIPLNICENFKKFRPDEIENQSLSFYPGAVLGIFQPGGGFSRTRMKEIIQNGEMEEIIDVEFNKNIYKNRIDRSIFNPTLGLFKITESNFSQDRAILSALNQNTVIWGPPGTGKSQTIVNLLANVLVYGKTAIVASQKRAALEVIYQRLNKLNCFALFVSNSKEMKKNSFYEPIQNYLELIENFDQYNEIKRCSTITEEELSFISKASEYLGDPTSQLVLKAYYYISVHKKDINFEKDIDFLLSLPKDIFYPDQQYKGNTGEELAKINLELPKFLHFVSKYYRELKKLGDQIDKNLVGFTGNLHDLIQFIKQIGYDKEQENNPFSRINELIALEDKISYENSISDENSIRNIVLERIFKTIANFTDEEKALYREFAQSIRIVNYEPYRFIKKYAPIIKKIFPIIIATPNTDLSGWTKNEFDYAILDESSQIYIENGLPILYLAKRKILAGDTQQMKPSNWFGARQSDDSIFGQVDSILDYALSLGVYPILLDKNYRSNHAALMTFSSKHFYNSTLDAIDSADSWSTNPVEVIEVKDGVWENQKNVAEAKKAIEIAIENLNKYEKIIILAFNGKQSDYITWLIFRNHPELEEAIKKRKLLIRNIENIQGDEADLVIATLAYDKNTKIGYSYVARPGGKNALNVAISRAKDKMIVLKTIKSSDIPLTPNMQDDLKIFKKWLDFLELSIEGRRTLLKDSFKQPEIVNQVLTEKEKWFKLAVYTYLRELAVQIPNCEIFRDYVVGSMTLDIVITINKIPYKSFIFDTYNYSFKPVNYALMRDKIRFFKSKKYDVYVITPISWIKLQNEILKDFNPGAINRFYTNSIASATSTYFINKEIEQEQDKDSVKSEIDMWVGVDANQIENATKTVQINKEEIDSFKELNKFEINSQNVSWNSRNTEEYFKTVKVFVDEETDTNQNIEENNTINPEQEKQNIESSAKQEANDIDEIKF; encoded by the coding sequence ATGATTAATAATCAAAATAAATACAAAGTTATATTAGATAATCTACTAGAAGTATCAAATAATGATTCAGCAATTTTTACAAAAGTAAATGACAAGGATTACTTCGATATTTTATCTTTAATGACACTTGATGAATTTAAAAGAATTTGTAATGAAGAGGCTTTTGAAGTTAGCTTATATGAAATTGGATTAAGTAAAGTTATTACAAAATTAAAAGCATCAAATAATGTTGAAGAATTCGTGAATGTTTTAAAAAATTGAACCAATATTTCAAGTGAAGAAATTGCACAAATTAAAGCAAACTATAAAAAAATGCGTGAGCATACAATTGGTAGTTTAGAAGTTAAAATTCAAAAATCGCTTTTGAAATGAAAAATTTTAAATGATAAAACCACAAATATCTTGGACGAAACAAATATTTGACCATTACATTTAGGTTTTCTTTTTGTATCTCTTCGAAAAGAAGATAAAGCTATTTATGCTCCTTTATTTTTTAAAGAAGTACACATTCATTTTAAAAATGGGCGTCCTTTTCTACGTTCAAATGGAGATATTAAAATTAATGAAAAATTACTTTTCTTTTTAAACAACCAAGGTTTTGACCTTTATTTAGATAGTGAAGTTAAGGAAAGCGAAATTAATACACTTCTTAAAAATTTACAAACAAACTGAAATGGTTTATATAGCATTCCATTAAATATTTGCGAAAACTTCAAGAAGTTTAGACCAGATGAAATCGAAAATCAATCATTAAGCTTTTATCCTGGTGCTGTGCTTGGGATCTTTCAACCTGGTGGCGGATTTTCTAGAACAAGAATGAAAGAAATCATTCAAAATGGTGAAATGGAAGAAATTATTGATGTAGAATTTAATAAAAATATTTATAAAAACAGAATTGATCGTTCAATTTTCAATCCAACTCTTGGTCTTTTTAAAATCACAGAGTCAAACTTTTCACAAGATCGTGCAATTTTAAGTGCTCTTAATCAAAACACTGTTATTTGAGGTCCTCCTGGAACAGGTAAATCACAAACAATTGTTAACCTTTTAGCTAATGTTTTAGTTTATGGTAAAACTGCAATTGTAGCATCACAAAAAAGAGCTGCTCTTGAAGTAATTTATCAAAGATTAAATAAATTAAACTGTTTTGCTCTTTTTGTTTCTAATTCAAAAGAAATGAAGAAAAATAGTTTTTATGAACCAATTCAAAATTATTTAGAATTAATTGAAAATTTTGATCAATATAACGAAATTAAACGTTGCAGTACTATAACAGAAGAAGAATTATCATTTATTTCAAAGGCAAGTGAATATCTTGGTGATCCTACTTCACAATTAGTCTTAAAAGCTTACTATTACATTAGTGTCCACAAAAAAGATATTAACTTTGAAAAAGATATCGATTTCTTACTCAGTTTACCAAAAGATATTTTCTATCCTGATCAACAATATAAAGGTAATACAGGTGAAGAATTAGCAAAAATCAATTTAGAATTGCCTAAATTTTTACACTTTGTTTCTAAATATTATCGTGAACTTAAAAAACTAGGAGACCAAATTGATAAAAATTTAGTTGGCTTTACAGGTAACTTACATGACTTAATCCAATTTATTAAACAAATTGGTTATGATAAAGAACAAGAAAATAATCCTTTTTCAAGAATTAATGAATTAATTGCTCTTGAAGATAAAATTTCATATGAAAATTCAATTTCAGATGAAAATTCAATCCGTAACATTGTACTTGAGAGAATCTTTAAGACTATTGCAAACTTTACAGATGAAGAAAAAGCTTTATACCGTGAGTTTGCTCAAAGCATTAGAATCGTCAACTATGAGCCTTATCGTTTCATTAAAAAATACGCTCCAATTATTAAGAAAATTTTCCCAATTATTATCGCAACACCTAACACAGATTTATCAGGATGAACAAAAAATGAGTTTGATTACGCAATTTTAGATGAATCAAGTCAAATTTACATTGAAAATGGATTACCAATTTTATATCTTGCTAAACGTAAGATTTTAGCTGGTGATACACAACAAATGAAACCAAGTAATTGATTTGGTGCAAGACAATCAGATGATTCTATTTTTGGTCAAGTAGATTCAATTTTAGATTACGCTTTATCTTTAGGAGTTTATCCAATCTTACTTGATAAAAACTATCGTTCAAACCATGCTGCTTTAATGACTTTTTCAAGTAAACACTTTTATAATTCAACTTTAGATGCAATCGATTCAGCAGATTCATGAAGTACAAACCCTGTTGAAGTGATCGAAGTTAAAGATGGGGTTTGAGAAAATCAAAAAAATGTAGCTGAAGCTAAAAAAGCAATTGAAATAGCTATTGAAAATCTAAATAAATACGAAAAAATTATCATCCTTGCTTTTAACGGAAAACAAAGCGATTATATAACATGATTAATTTTTAGAAATCATCCTGAATTAGAAGAAGCAATTAAAAAACGTAAACTTTTAATCAGAAATATCGAAAACATTCAAGGAGATGAAGCTGATTTAGTTATTGCTACTTTAGCATATGATAAAAACACAAAAATTGGTTACTCTTATGTAGCTAGACCGGGCGGAAAGAACGCTCTTAACGTTGCAATTTCACGTGCTAAAGATAAAATGATTGTTTTAAAAACAATTAAATCGAGCGATATTCCTTTAACTCCAAATATGCAAGACGACCTTAAAATTTTCAAAAAATGATTAGACTTTTTAGAATTATCAATTGAAGGTCGTAGAACACTTTTAAAAGATTCGTTTAAACAACCTGAAATTGTAAACCAAGTCTTAACAGAAAAAGAAAAATGATTCAAACTTGCTGTTTACACATACTTAAGAGAACTTGCTGTTCAAATTCCAAACTGTGAGATTTTTAGAGATTATGTCGTTGGATCGATGACTTTGGATATTGTTATTACAATTAACAAAATTCCATACAAAAGCTTTATTTTTGATACTTATAATTATTCATTTAAACCAGTAAATTATGCTCTTATGAGAGATAAAATTAGATTCTTTAAATCTAAAAAATACGACGTTTATGTAATCACTCCTATTTCATGAATTAAATTACAAAATGAAATTCTCAAAGATTTTAATCCAGGTGCAATCAACAGATTTTACACTAACTCAATAGCGAGTGCTACAAGTACTTACTTTATAAATAAAGAAATTGAACAAGAACAAGATAAAGATAGTGTCAAAAGCGAAATTGATATGTGAGTTGGTGTAGATGCAAATCAAATCGAAAACGCAACTAAAACAGTTCAAATTAACAAAGAAGAAATTGATAGTTTTAAAGAATTAAATAAATTCGAAATAAATTCACAAAATGTAAGTTGAAACAGTAGAAATACCGAAGAATACTTTAAAACAGTGAAAGTTTTTGTTGATGAAGAAACTGACACTAACCAAAATATTGAAGAGAATAACACCATAAACCCAGAACAAGAAAAACAAAATATTGAATCAAGTGCAAAACAAGAAGCAAATGATATTGATGAAATTAAATTCTAA